The proteins below are encoded in one region of Scomber japonicus isolate fScoJap1 chromosome 24, fScoJap1.pri, whole genome shotgun sequence:
- the LOC128354394 gene encoding FUN14 domain-containing protein 1 isoform X2 produces the protein MATVDDIEGGQEDPESEDEVYEVVDLTEYARRHQWWSRVFGNNSGPIAEKYSVATQLMMGGVTGWCAGYLFQRVGKIAATAVGGGFLLLQVANHSGYVQVDWKKVEKDVNKAKKHLKKKANKAAPEINTFIEEATDFIKRNIVLSSGFVGGFFLGLAS, from the exons ATGGCGACGGTGGATGATATTGAAG GAGGCCAGGAAGACCCAGAGAGTGAAGATGAGGTGTATGAGGTCGTGGACCTGACAGAATATGCCCGGAGGCATCAGTGGTGGAGCAGGGTGTTTGGGAACAACTCTGGCCCGATTGCTGAGAAGTATTCAGTCGCCACCCAGCTCATGATGGGAGGGGTGACAGGATG GTGTGCTGGTTACCTCTTCCAGAGAGTGGGGAAGATAGCTGCTACTGCTGTTGGTGGAGGGTTCCTTCTTTTACAG GTCGCCAATCACAGCGGCTACGTGCAGGTGGACTGGAAGAAGGTGGAGAAGGATGTGAACAAAGCAAAGAAACACTTAAAGAAGAAAGCAAACAAAGCAGCCCCcgaaataaacacattcattgaGGAG GCCACAGACTTTATAAAGAGGAACATAGTCTTATCCAGTGGCTTCGTCGGTGGCTTCTTCCTTGGTTTGGCCTCTTAA
- the LOC128354394 gene encoding FUN14 domain-containing protein 1 isoform X1: MATVDDIEGGQEDPESEDEVYEVVDLTEYARRHQWWSRVFGNNSGPIAEKYSVATQLMMGGVTGWCAGYLFQRVGKIAATAVGGGFLLLQVANHSGYVQVDWKKVEKDVNKAKKHLKKKANKAAPEINTFIEEVKATDFIKRNIVLSSGFVGGFFLGLAS, from the exons ATGGCGACGGTGGATGATATTGAAG GAGGCCAGGAAGACCCAGAGAGTGAAGATGAGGTGTATGAGGTCGTGGACCTGACAGAATATGCCCGGAGGCATCAGTGGTGGAGCAGGGTGTTTGGGAACAACTCTGGCCCGATTGCTGAGAAGTATTCAGTCGCCACCCAGCTCATGATGGGAGGGGTGACAGGATG GTGTGCTGGTTACCTCTTCCAGAGAGTGGGGAAGATAGCTGCTACTGCTGTTGGTGGAGGGTTCCTTCTTTTACAG GTCGCCAATCACAGCGGCTACGTGCAGGTGGACTGGAAGAAGGTGGAGAAGGATGTGAACAAAGCAAAGAAACACTTAAAGAAGAAAGCAAACAAAGCAGCCCCcgaaataaacacattcattgaGGAGGTAAAG GCCACAGACTTTATAAAGAGGAACATAGTCTTATCCAGTGGCTTCGTCGGTGGCTTCTTCCTTGGTTTGGCCTCTTAA
- the cenpl gene encoding centromere protein L, which yields MERHQSSVTRTPLNSVVVQRRSKSKSYRQSYRSCLGATSRLGFTPALTAQRLNASRRAPKSHDITEKVNPKHLDLLTKTEWQLSYVTPLYQFRHTQLKSYSRQLSAFIAAEKQQGLAVEVDGSHSYRVSFSVVQGMVETDHDAETILIQIHSNPMFARQDEPLKSVWRGYLTCINGNPDYIRSLLKDFICLPLFGSSGPEGLTCLVKSWFQKTFDCYFGPLEISDTSLRWLVALWTNCHMESNIQHLKMIWTLPAVPPLQITYTVNPQDAWELWSSVRKAHQEENEGGEDAKDETIVDIEEVMSFMQQLKSHFYRHFRLDLSAGSLNQVSTALGSAKSNGRIKISNSKYMITTLTLLTECALLKMPI from the exons ATGGAGCGACACCAAAGCAG TGTGACGAGGACTCCCCTCAACAGTGTTGTAGTCCAGAGGAGGAGCAAAAGTAAGAGCTACCGGCAGTCTTACCGCAGCTGCTTGGGTGCTACTTCACGTCTTGGCTTCACCCCGGCGTTGACAGCACAGAGGCTCAACGCCAGCAGAAGAGCTCCAAAGTCACACGATATCACA GAGAAGGTGAACCCTAAGCATCTAGACTTACTGACGAAAACAGAGTGGCAGCTGTCCTACGTTACTCCTCTCTACCAGTTCAGACACACCCAGCTGAAGAGCTACTCCAGACAGCTCTCTGCATTTATCGCTGCAGAGAAGCAGCAAGGTTTGGCTGTGGAGGTGGATGGATCGCACAGCTACAGAGTCTCCTTCTCCGTGGTGCAGGGGATGGTCGAGACAGACCACGATGCTGAGACCATCCTCATACAG ATCCATTCAAATCCTATGTTTGCCAGGCAGGACGAGCCACTGAAGTCTGTGTGGAGAGGCTACCTCACTTGTATCAACGGCAACCCCGACTACATCCGCTCACTGCTAAAAGACTTTATCTGTCTGCCGCTCTTTGGCAGCAGTGGGCCAGAGGGTCTCACCTGTTTGGTCAAATCCTGGTTCCAGAAGACCTTTGACTGCTACTTTGGCCCGTTGGAGATCAGCGATACGAGCCTGAGGTGGCTGGTGGCGTTATGGACAAACTGCCACATGGAGTCCAACATCCAGCACCTCAAAATGATTTGGACTCTTCCAGCTGTGCCACCACTGCAGATCACCTACACAGTTAACCCCCAAGACGCCTGGGAGCTGTGGAGCAGTGTGAGAAAGGCTCACCAGGAGGAGAACGAGGGAGGAGAGGACGCGAAAGATGAGACTATTGTTGATATTGAGGAGGTGATGAGTTTCATGCAGCAGCTGAAGAGCCACTTCTACAGACACTTCAGGCTGGATCTATCTGCAGGAAGCCTTAACCAGGTGTCCACAGCACTGGGCTCAGCCAAGAGCAACGGTCGAATCAAG aTTTCAAACAGCAAATACATGATCACCACCCTGACACTATTGACAGAGTGTGCCCTTCTCAAAATGCCCATCTGA